One window of the Methylovirgula sp. HY1 genome contains the following:
- a CDS encoding RMD1 family protein, whose product MTGTSEVSNLETPPTNSKSAVRIVARALLVGDRIDAAGLERAEMIATVPLAFRLGPTKFAAFYRFGVAVFAGLTSEEETAFLEKIASRISGKPDGKNEETAVLEIRADYEDRVPPGGPVEMPDLSAARFLIVADVLAKSVSLARDEGKLGGVFDIIEPFAVQLAETGRAPWNRRSMLKLIGQALLAQHRISGRVAVEEKPDILWDRPNLERLYARLEDEYELNERAKAVTQKLNVIVETGQALTDIFDVDRATRLEAAIVVLILAEIGLTLFQIFFSFGHIPV is encoded by the coding sequence ATGACCGGCACATCAGAGGTCTCCAACTTGGAAACGCCACCGACCAATTCGAAATCGGCCGTAAGGATCGTCGCGCGCGCCCTGCTCGTTGGCGATCGCATTGATGCGGCGGGGCTTGAGCGCGCCGAAATGATTGCCACGGTTCCCCTGGCATTCCGCCTCGGCCCGACGAAATTCGCGGCCTTCTATCGGTTCGGCGTGGCGGTCTTTGCGGGCCTTACCAGCGAAGAAGAAACCGCCTTTCTGGAAAAAATCGCCAGCCGTATCTCCGGCAAGCCGGACGGCAAGAACGAAGAGACGGCCGTGCTAGAAATCCGAGCCGATTATGAAGACCGTGTGCCGCCCGGTGGCCCCGTCGAAATGCCGGATTTATCGGCGGCGCGGTTTCTCATCGTCGCCGATGTTTTGGCAAAGTCCGTGTCGCTCGCCCGTGACGAGGGCAAGCTCGGCGGCGTCTTCGACATAATCGAGCCCTTCGCCGTGCAGCTCGCGGAGACTGGGCGGGCACCATGGAACCGTCGTTCAATGCTGAAGCTCATCGGCCAGGCCCTGCTGGCGCAGCATCGAATCTCCGGCCGCGTCGCTGTCGAGGAAAAACCCGACATCCTCTGGGATCGTCCGAACTTGGAGCGGCTCTATGCGCGGCTCGAAGACGAATATGAATTGAACGAACGCGCCAAAGCGGTCACGCAAAAGCTCAATGTCATCGTCGAAACCGGCCAGGCCTTGACCGACATTTTCGATGTCGATCGCGCAACGCGGCTTGAAGCGGCGATCGTCGTCTTGATCCTGGCCGAGATCGGGCTCACCCTCTTCCAGATATTCTTCAGCTTCGGGCATATCCCAGTCTAG
- a CDS encoding ribose-phosphate pyrophosphokinase has product MTTLALTDPPLKRLFERLDYAPRPRDVALAALLAHWRVLRNGYIAPTEAALARDKLGLAARQAFRFRSGAAARSYILAEGATALMPLLGRCEIGKPLTAVENLRAAARLRRLFDTVQKAGEPVLAEFTLYHGENSAKHVEILAAPLAAGDEPSATSIFGGIAIREMAHRPLFRHATHMLGDEPMIFALKGAQALGEKIAAALALPLAPYEERSFEDGEHKLRPLTSVRRRHVFILDSLSGSDDPTRDDSVNDRLIKFAFFIATLRQAGARRISAVIPYLCYARKDRQTKSRDPIATRFVAQLLESMGVDEIISVTAHNLAAFQNAFRCPTIHLDTDSLFTRNVAPRVEGKKVSVVSPDLGGGKRAELLREALEQELARPVAKAFVDKQRSMGVVTGEIFAGDVAGATALILDDMIGTGETMIRAASACRQHGATEIYAIATHGLFIGADAAHLLHSSIDRFIVTDSIPLPPAIGGVLSAKLEIVSIADLIGEAIRIAHDGGAISTLLQRGTAPEIALPDPPQARH; this is encoded by the coding sequence ATGACAACGCTTGCTTTGACCGATCCTCCGCTCAAACGTCTATTCGAACGGCTCGACTATGCACCGCGGCCGCGCGACGTTGCGCTGGCGGCTCTGCTCGCGCATTGGCGGGTGCTTCGCAACGGTTATATTGCCCCGACAGAAGCGGCGCTTGCGCGTGACAAGCTTGGCCTCGCGGCGCGACAAGCCTTTCGCTTCCGGTCTGGAGCGGCGGCGAGATCCTATATCCTCGCCGAAGGCGCCACGGCGCTCATGCCTCTCCTTGGACGTTGCGAAATCGGCAAGCCGCTGACTGCGGTCGAAAATCTGCGCGCGGCGGCGCGGTTGCGCCGGCTTTTCGACACTGTCCAGAAAGCCGGCGAGCCGGTGCTTGCTGAATTCACGCTGTATCATGGCGAAAATTCTGCAAAACACGTCGAAATTCTCGCCGCGCCATTGGCAGCGGGAGATGAACCCTCTGCGACCTCCATTTTCGGCGGGATCGCCATTCGCGAGATGGCCCACCGCCCTCTCTTCCGACACGCCACCCACATGCTTGGCGACGAACCCATGATCTTTGCCTTAAAGGGCGCGCAGGCGCTCGGTGAGAAAATCGCCGCGGCGCTCGCTTTGCCGCTCGCCCCTTACGAGGAGCGGAGCTTCGAAGACGGCGAACATAAACTTCGGCCCTTGACCAGCGTCCGCAGGCGCCATGTCTTCATCCTCGACTCGCTTTCGGGTAGCGATGACCCGACGCGCGATGACAGCGTCAACGACCGGCTCATCAAATTCGCTTTTTTCATCGCGACTCTGCGCCAGGCGGGCGCGCGCCGCATCAGCGCGGTCATTCCCTACCTTTGCTATGCCCGCAAGGACAGGCAAACCAAATCGCGCGATCCGATCGCGACGCGCTTTGTCGCACAGCTTCTCGAATCCATGGGAGTCGACGAAATCATCAGCGTCACCGCACATAATCTTGCCGCTTTCCAAAACGCCTTTCGCTGCCCGACGATCCATCTCGATACAGACAGTCTCTTTACGCGAAATGTCGCGCCGCGCGTCGAAGGCAAGAAGGTCAGCGTCGTCTCGCCCGATCTCGGCGGCGGCAAGCGCGCCGAATTGTTGCGCGAAGCGCTCGAGCAGGAGCTCGCGCGGCCGGTCGCAAAAGCCTTCGTCGACAAGCAGCGCAGCATGGGCGTGGTGACGGGCGAGATCTTCGCGGGCGACGTCGCCGGAGCAACGGCGCTGATCCTCGACGATATGATCGGTACGGGGGAGACGATGATCCGCGCAGCTTCCGCCTGTCGCCAGCATGGCGCGACCGAGATCTACGCGATCGCCACCCATGGGCTCTTCATCGGCGCCGATGCCGCGCATCTCCTGCACTCATCGATCGATCGATTCATCGTTACCGACAGCATCCCCTTGCCGCCCGCCATCGGCGGAGTTCTTTCGGCAAAGCTCGAGATCGTGAGCATCGCCGATCTCATCGGCGAAGCCATCCGCATCGCGCATGACGGCGGCGCGATCAGCACCTTGCTGCAACGCGGTACCGCGCCGGAGATAGCTTTGCCAGACCCACCGCAGGCGCGGCATTGA
- a CDS encoding HPF/RaiA family ribosome-associated protein, which produces MQVPPQIDFHGMDPSPDLRRRAEEWIGKLETRFGRITSCRVVIKAPGERHKTSGLYEVNVELALPDGRSVTAARTPPADERFRDPHFAIDECFRRARRRLQDQARRLRGQVKSHVAPPMGTVVDLHLDDGYGFVRTPDERDIYFHRNSVLDDGFDKLEVGTRVTFSEEQGIKGPQASTVRLVGKHALRV; this is translated from the coding sequence ATGCAGGTTCCGCCCCAGATCGACTTTCACGGAATGGATCCATCGCCGGATTTGCGTCGGCGTGCCGAGGAATGGATTGGCAAGCTTGAAACGCGCTTTGGCCGCATCACCTCTTGCCGGGTCGTGATCAAGGCGCCTGGCGAGCGGCACAAGACCAGCGGTCTCTACGAGGTAAATGTCGAGCTTGCTTTGCCTGACGGCCGCAGCGTGACCGCGGCACGCACGCCGCCGGCCGATGAGAGATTCAGAGATCCACATTTCGCGATCGATGAATGCTTCAGGCGGGCGCGCCGGCGGTTGCAGGACCAAGCGCGGCGGCTGCGCGGCCAGGTCAAATCGCACGTTGCACCGCCGATGGGTACGGTGGTCGATCTTCACCTAGACGATGGCTATGGCTTCGTGCGGACGCCGGACGAGCGCGACATTTATTTTCATCGCAACAGCGTGCTCGATGATGGCTTTGACAAATTGGAAGTCGGGACCCGTGTCACCTTCAGCGAAGAGCAGGGCATCAAAGGTCCGCAGGCGAGCACGGTGCGTCTCGTCGGCAAACATGCCTTGCGCGTATGA
- a CDS encoding host attachment protein, whose translation MMHTRIKNGDWIVICDGRKALLFENAGDEEFPNFKTREVLEHKSEANRDIDADKPGRVHESATAGRSAIEQVDHHDLEETAFLAQVSKRLDELVAGGEVRHLVVVAPPRALGAIRKTYSAGLRAAIRTEIDQDLVKMPIDEIETKFALRNNV comes from the coding sequence ATGATGCATACGAGGATCAAGAACGGCGATTGGATCGTCATTTGCGATGGCCGCAAAGCCCTGTTGTTCGAAAATGCGGGCGACGAGGAATTTCCGAATTTCAAAACGCGCGAAGTCTTAGAGCATAAGTCAGAGGCGAATCGCGATATCGATGCCGATAAGCCCGGACGCGTTCACGAAAGCGCAACGGCCGGGCGGAGCGCGATCGAGCAGGTCGATCACCATGACCTCGAGGAAACGGCGTTTCTGGCGCAAGTGTCGAAGCGATTGGACGAACTGGTCGCGGGCGGCGAAGTCCGGCATCTTGTCGTCGTCGCGCCGCCGCGCGCGCTTGGCGCGATCCGCAAGACCTATTCGGCCGGTCTGCGCGCGGCGATTCGCACCGAAATCGATCAAGATCTGGTGAAAATGCCGATCGATGAAATCGAGACGAAATTCGCGCTTCGCAACAACGTGTGA
- a CDS encoding cytochrome ubiquinol oxidase subunit I: MSPALDVVSLSRLQFGLTALYHFLFVPLTLGLVILLVVMESVYVMTGRVIWRQMTQFWGTLFGINFALGVATGITMEFQFGMNWAYYSHYVGDIFGAPLAIEGMMAFFLEASFIGLFFFGWDRMSKVGHLAVTCLVALGSNLSALWILIANAWMQHPVGSHFNPDTMRMEVTDFRAVLFNPVAQDKFVHTVSAGYVTGAMFVASISAFYLLRGRHVEIAKRSMAVAASFGLAAALSVVVLGDESGYTAGENQKMKIAAIEAMWNTEKAPAAFSLFGIPNETTHETDYAIHVPWALGLIVTRSLNTPVPGILPLVDNAKGRIAQGLIAYKALEALKTDRTNKAAQQQLTAHGDDLGYALLLKAQRPDIQNATPAQISKAAWTTVPAVLPLFWSFRIMVGLGFFFIALFAAAFYLVSTRRIQRVRPFLWLLFLSLPLPWVAAELGWVVSEVGRQPWVIEGVLPTFLAVSSLSATNILTTLVGFVVFYSTLLVADVYLMVKTIRNGPGPLETHDPRPVATGLPVSAE; this comes from the coding sequence ATGAGCCCCGCACTTGACGTCGTTTCGCTTTCCCGGCTGCAATTCGGCCTCACGGCCCTGTATCATTTCCTTTTCGTACCCCTGACCTTGGGTCTCGTGATCCTGCTGGTCGTCATGGAGAGCGTCTATGTCATGACCGGGCGGGTCATCTGGCGGCAGATGACGCAATTTTGGGGAACCCTTTTCGGCATTAATTTCGCGCTGGGCGTTGCCACCGGCATCACCATGGAATTCCAGTTCGGCATGAACTGGGCCTATTACAGTCATTACGTCGGCGATATTTTCGGCGCGCCGCTCGCGATCGAAGGCATGATGGCCTTTTTCCTGGAAGCCAGTTTCATCGGCCTGTTTTTCTTCGGCTGGGACCGGATGTCGAAGGTCGGCCATCTCGCCGTCACTTGTCTCGTCGCGCTCGGCTCCAACCTTTCGGCGCTCTGGATCCTCATCGCCAATGCCTGGATGCAGCATCCTGTCGGATCACACTTCAATCCCGACACGATGCGCATGGAAGTGACCGACTTCAGAGCTGTTCTCTTCAATCCCGTTGCGCAGGACAAGTTCGTTCATACGGTGAGCGCCGGCTATGTCACGGGGGCCATGTTCGTCGCCTCCATTAGCGCCTTCTATCTTTTGCGCGGCCGCCATGTCGAAATCGCCAAGCGCTCGATGGCGGTTGCGGCGAGCTTCGGCCTCGCCGCCGCTCTGTCCGTCGTCGTGCTGGGCGATGAAAGCGGCTATACGGCCGGCGAAAACCAGAAGATGAAGATCGCCGCGATCGAAGCCATGTGGAACACCGAGAAAGCGCCCGCAGCCTTCAGCTTGTTCGGCATACCCAATGAAACCACCCACGAGACCGATTACGCGATCCATGTGCCGTGGGCGCTCGGCCTCATCGTCACCCGCTCGCTCAACACGCCGGTGCCGGGCATCCTCCCGCTCGTCGACAATGCAAAGGGGCGCATCGCGCAAGGGCTCATCGCCTATAAGGCCTTGGAGGCCCTGAAGACCGACCGCACGAACAAAGCCGCACAGCAGCAACTCACCGCGCATGGCGACGATCTCGGCTACGCCTTGCTGCTCAAGGCGCAGCGGCCGGATATTCAGAATGCGACGCCGGCGCAAATTTCAAAAGCTGCCTGGACGACCGTGCCGGCCGTTCTGCCGCTGTTTTGGAGTTTCCGCATCATGGTCGGGCTCGGCTTCTTCTTCATCGCTCTCTTTGCCGCGGCCTTCTATCTTGTCTCGACCCGCCGCATCCAACGGGTTCGTCCCTTTCTATGGCTGCTGTTCTTGTCTTTGCCGCTTCCCTGGGTCGCGGCTGAGCTCGGGTGGGTCGTCTCCGAGGTCGGACGACAGCCCTGGGTCATCGAGGGTGTGCTGCCGACCTTCCTCGCCGTCTCCAGCCTTTCCGCAACCAATATCCTGACCACCCTCGTGGGATTCGTGGTGTTCTATTCGACGCTTTTGGTGGCCGACGTCTACCTCATGGTCAAGACGATCCGAAACGGCCCCGGCCCGCTCGAGACGCATGACCCGCGACCCGTCGCTACCGGCCTGCCCGTCAGTGCCGAATGA
- a CDS encoding NADH-quinone oxidoreductase subunit D, translating to MAEDAVRNFSINFGPQHPAAHGVLRLVLELDGEIVERVDPHIGLLHRGTEKLMEARTYLQNVPYFDRLDYVAPMNQEHAFCLAIEKLLGLEVPRRGQLLRVLFAEIGRILSHLLNVTTQAMDVGALTPPLWGFEEREKLMVFYERASGSRMHANYFRPGGVHMDCPRKLIEDIGAWCEPFLKVCDDLEELFIGNRIFKQRNVDIGVVTLDECWAWGFSGVMVRGSGAAWDLRKAQPYECYEEMDFDIPVGKHGDNYDRQVIRMEEMRQSVKIMQQCVEKLLRADGGGPVVAAQHKVVPPTRPEMKRSMEALIHHFKLYTEGFHVPAGEVYAAVEAPKGEFGVYLVSDGTNKPYRCKIRAPGFAHLAAMDFLCRKTMLADVSAILGSIDIVFGEVDR from the coding sequence ATGGCAGAGGACGCGGTTCGCAACTTCAGCATCAATTTCGGTCCGCAGCATCCGGCGGCGCATGGCGTTCTGCGTCTCGTGCTCGAACTCGACGGCGAAATCGTCGAACGCGTCGATCCGCATATCGGCCTGCTTCATCGCGGCACCGAGAAGCTGATGGAGGCGCGCACTTATTTGCAGAACGTGCCTTATTTCGATCGGCTCGACTATGTCGCACCGATGAATCAGGAACATGCCTTCTGTCTCGCCATCGAAAAACTGCTCGGCCTCGAAGTGCCGCGCCGTGGCCAGCTTCTGCGCGTGCTTTTCGCTGAAATCGGCCGCATCCTCTCGCATCTCCTGAATGTCACCACGCAGGCGATGGACGTCGGCGCCCTGACGCCGCCGCTCTGGGGCTTCGAAGAGCGCGAAAAGCTCATGGTTTTCTATGAACGCGCTTCCGGCTCGCGCATGCATGCGAATTATTTTCGGCCCGGCGGCGTGCATATGGATTGCCCGCGCAAATTGATCGAGGACATCGGTGCCTGGTGTGAACCCTTCCTCAAGGTCTGCGATGATCTGGAAGAGCTTTTTATCGGGAATCGCATCTTCAAGCAGCGCAATGTCGACATCGGTGTTGTCACCCTCGACGAGTGCTGGGCCTGGGGCTTTTCCGGCGTGATGGTGCGCGGCTCCGGCGCCGCTTGGGATCTGCGCAAGGCGCAGCCTTATGAATGCTACGAGGAGATGGACTTCGACATTCCGGTCGGCAAGCATGGCGATAATTACGATCGCCAGGTGATCCGCATGGAAGAGATGCGGCAGTCTGTGAAGATCATGCAGCAATGTGTCGAGAAGCTTCTGCGCGCTGATGGCGGCGGCCCCGTCGTTGCCGCGCAGCATAAGGTCGTGCCGCCGACACGGCCGGAGATGAAGCGCTCGATGGAAGCGCTGATCCATCATTTCAAGCTCTATACAGAGGGCTTTCATGTTCCGGCGGGCGAGGTCTATGCGGCCGTCGAAGCGCCGAAGGGCGAATTCGGCGTCTATCTCGTCTCCGATGGCACCAATAAGCCCTATCGTTGCAAGATCAGGGCGCCGGGGTTCGCGCATCTCGCCGCCATGGATTTCCTCTGCCGCAAAACCATGCTCGCTGATGTCAGCGCCATTCTCGGCTCGATTGACATCGTCTTCGGGGAAGTTGATCGATGA
- a CDS encoding DUF3775 domain-containing protein, with translation MANIERKKMDSDIPAPDINPDKVCFVIAKSRELEAEDEGLEADASNPTDDEFASILTGEGYETIKQELAAFIAGLDDDEKCEVVALVWTGRGDYTAKEWRVAVSQARSRQEMDTAAYLLGIPLLSVYLEAGMAEFDMSCQDFDSRNYG, from the coding sequence ATGGCGAATATCGAACGCAAAAAAATGGACTCGGATATTCCGGCGCCGGACATCAACCCGGACAAAGTCTGCTTTGTCATTGCCAAATCGCGCGAACTCGAAGCCGAAGACGAAGGCCTTGAAGCCGACGCTTCCAATCCCACGGACGATGAATTCGCCAGCATTCTCACTGGCGAAGGTTATGAGACAATCAAGCAGGAACTTGCCGCTTTCATCGCCGGCCTCGACGATGATGAAAAATGCGAGGTCGTTGCTCTCGTCTGGACTGGCCGCGGCGATTATACAGCCAAAGAATGGCGCGTCGCGGTGTCCCAAGCGAGGTCGCGACAGGAAATGGACACAGCGGCCTATCTGCTCGGTATCCCTCTACTGTCCGTCTATCTCGAAGCCGGTATGGCCGAGTTCGACATGTCTTGCCAGGATTTCGATTCACGAAATTACGGCTGA
- a CDS encoding NADH-quinone oxidoreductase subunit B family protein: protein MGLTPAFETGGAAGSLVHPATGRPVRADDAAFLTINNELADKGFLVTTTAELINWARTGSLMWMTFGLACCAVEMMQASMPRYDVERFGFAPRASPRQSDVMIVAGTLTNKMAPALRKVYDQMPEPRYVISMGSCANGGGYYHYSYSVVRGCDRIVPVDIYVPGCPPSAEALVYGILLLQKKIRRTGTIER, encoded by the coding sequence ATGGGATTGACCCCAGCCTTCGAAACGGGTGGCGCCGCTGGCAGCCTTGTTCATCCGGCGACCGGGCGTCCGGTGCGCGCCGATGATGCGGCCTTCCTGACCATCAATAATGAGCTCGCGGACAAGGGCTTTCTCGTCACGACCACGGCGGAGCTCATCAACTGGGCGCGCACTGGCTCGCTGATGTGGATGACCTTCGGCCTCGCCTGCTGTGCCGTCGAGATGATGCAGGCTTCCATGCCGCGCTATGATGTCGAGCGTTTCGGATTTGCGCCGCGCGCTTCGCCGCGGCAGTCGGACGTGATGATCGTGGCTGGAACCTTGACCAACAAGATGGCGCCGGCGCTGCGCAAGGTCTATGACCAGATGCCCGAGCCGCGCTATGTGATCTCGATGGGCTCCTGCGCCAATGGCGGCGGTTATTATCATTACTCCTATTCGGTCGTGCGTGGCTGCGATCGGATCGTTCCTGTCGATATTTACGTGCCCGGCTGCCCGCCTTCGGCGGAGGCCTTGGTTTATGGCATCCTCCTCCTTCAGAAAAAGATCCGCCGCACCGGAACGATAGAGCGCTAG
- the cydB gene encoding cytochrome d ubiquinol oxidase subunit II — MLDYETLRVLWWVLLGLLLIGFAVMDGFDLGAAILMPFVGETDGERRIVINTLGPVWEGNQVWLVLGGGAIFAAWPYLYAVAFSGFYLAMFLVLAALILRPVAIVYRSKVPNPLWRGAWDWALFVSGIVPALIFGVALGNALLGVPFRFDDTMRMTYDGNLFGLLNPFSLLCGLTSVAMLTMQGSAFLAAKADAPVSERAARIGRVAAAATIVLFALGGLWLALGVNGYAITSAIAPDGPSDPLLKTVVIEHGAWLKNYAVHREFLAAPILGFVGALLAIPMLAMRRDGLAFLASSISTAGIVATVGASMFPFLLPSSLEPKAGLTIWDASSSRLTLMIMLVATCIFLPIIIAYTAFVYRVMRGRVMQSYVTENSKTAY, encoded by the coding sequence ATGTTGGACTATGAGACATTGCGCGTTCTCTGGTGGGTTCTGCTCGGCCTCTTGCTGATCGGCTTTGCCGTGATGGACGGATTCGATCTCGGCGCCGCCATCTTGATGCCCTTCGTCGGCGAGACCGATGGCGAGCGGCGGATCGTGATCAATACCCTTGGACCGGTATGGGAAGGCAATCAGGTCTGGCTGGTTCTCGGCGGCGGCGCGATTTTCGCCGCTTGGCCTTATCTCTATGCCGTCGCCTTCTCGGGCTTCTATCTCGCCATGTTCTTGGTGCTCGCCGCGCTGATTCTGCGGCCGGTGGCGATCGTCTATCGCTCCAAAGTCCCCAATCCGCTCTGGCGCGGCGCGTGGGACTGGGCCCTGTTCGTCAGCGGTATCGTGCCGGCGCTGATATTCGGTGTCGCGCTCGGCAATGCGCTGCTCGGCGTGCCGTTTCGCTTCGACGACACGATGCGGATGACTTATGACGGCAATCTCTTCGGTCTCCTGAACCCATTCTCGTTGCTCTGCGGTCTTACCAGCGTCGCCATGCTCACCATGCAGGGCAGCGCCTTCCTGGCTGCCAAAGCAGATGCTCCGGTCAGCGAACGCGCCGCCAGGATCGGCCGCGTCGCGGCGGCCGCGACGATCGTGCTTTTTGCGCTCGGCGGACTATGGCTTGCTCTCGGCGTCAATGGCTATGCGATCACCAGCGCAATTGCTCCCGACGGTCCCTCGGATCCGTTGCTCAAGACGGTGGTGATCGAGCACGGTGCCTGGCTCAAGAATTACGCCGTCCATCGTGAATTTCTCGCCGCGCCCATTCTCGGCTTTGTCGGGGCTTTACTCGCGATTCCCATGCTCGCCATGAGGCGTGATGGGCTTGCATTCCTGGCAAGCAGCATCAGCACCGCCGGCATCGTCGCGACCGTCGGCGCCAGCATGTTTCCGTTTTTGCTGCCATCATCGCTCGAACCAAAGGCTGGCCTGACGATATGGGACGCATCTTCGAGCCGGCTCACGTTGATGATCATGCTCGTCGCGA
- a CDS encoding thioesterase family protein codes for MKPTLKPGLTHRLVFPVPENKTVPYLYPEAPAFVEMPKVFATGFMVGLFEWACIELLTEHLDPGEGSLGIAVAFDHVAPTPPGLTVTVDAECTAVEGRRVSFQVRGHDGVEAIGQGRHQRMIVNWDIFGERVASKAKMAGALAG; via the coding sequence ATGAAGCCCACACTCAAGCCGGGGCTGACCCATCGGCTGGTTTTCCCGGTGCCGGAAAACAAGACCGTGCCCTATCTCTATCCGGAGGCGCCGGCCTTCGTCGAAATGCCGAAGGTTTTCGCGACCGGATTCATGGTCGGGCTGTTCGAATGGGCTTGCATCGAATTGCTGACGGAGCATCTCGATCCAGGTGAAGGCAGTCTCGGCATCGCTGTCGCGTTCGATCATGTTGCGCCGACTCCGCCGGGATTGACCGTGACGGTCGACGCGGAATGCACGGCGGTCGAAGGGCGGCGCGTGAGTTTTCAGGTGCGCGGCCATGACGGGGTCGAGGCCATCGGCCAGGGACGGCACCAGCGGATGATCGTCAATTGGGACATATTTGGTGAGCGTGTGGCCAGCAAGGCGAAGATGGCTGGGGCGCTGGCGGGCTAG
- a CDS encoding NADH-quinone oxidoreductase subunit A yields the protein MPNLLSAYLPLVVFMAVAALISGALLVAPFVVAFKAPDSEKLSAYECGFKAFDDARMKFDVRFYLVSLLFIIFDLEVAFLFPWAVAFHKAGAAGFWAMLVFLGVLTVGFVYEWRKGALEWD from the coding sequence ATGCCCAATCTGCTCAGCGCTTATCTGCCGCTCGTGGTCTTCATGGCGGTTGCCGCCTTGATCTCCGGAGCCTTGCTCGTCGCGCCCTTCGTGGTCGCGTTCAAGGCGCCCGATTCGGAAAAATTGTCGGCCTATGAATGCGGTTTCAAAGCATTCGATGATGCCCGCATGAAATTCGACGTGCGGTTCTATCTCGTTTCGTTGCTCTTCATTATTTTCGATCTCGAAGTCGCCTTTCTCTTTCCCTGGGCTGTCGCTTTTCATAAGGCGGGCGCCGCTGGTTTTTGGGCGATGCTGGTCTTTCTCGGTGTTTTGACCGTCGGCTTCGTCTATGAATGGAGAAAAGGGGCGTTGGAATGGGATTGA
- a CDS encoding NADH-quinone oxidoreductase subunit C yields the protein MMDGELKVLGEMVAAALPGAVLDISTDFDELTLTLAPERLIETVRHLRDDPACLFVCFTDLTAVDYPTRAPRFDVVTHLLSPKHNRRVRIKVGIDEDQPIDSLTSLYPAANWFEREAYDLFGVIFAGHPDLRRILTDYGFTGHPLRKDFPMTGYVEVRYDDEQKRVVYEPVHLSQAFRSFDFLSPWEGAIDYVLPGDEKASHDEDGKR from the coding sequence ATGATGGACGGTGAACTCAAGGTACTCGGCGAGATGGTGGCGGCGGCTTTGCCCGGTGCCGTGCTCGATATTTCGACCGATTTCGACGAGTTGACCCTGACGCTCGCGCCCGAGCGTTTGATCGAGACCGTGCGTCATCTGCGGGACGATCCAGCCTGTCTCTTCGTTTGCTTCACCGATCTCACAGCGGTCGATTATCCGACCCGGGCGCCGCGCTTCGATGTCGTTACCCATCTCTTGTCGCCGAAGCACAATCGCCGCGTCAGGATCAAGGTCGGCATCGATGAGGATCAGCCGATCGATTCGTTGACGAGCCTTTATCCGGCCGCCAATTGGTTCGAGCGCGAGGCTTATGATCTCTTCGGCGTCATTTTCGCCGGCCACCCGGATCTGCGGCGCATCCTCACCGACTATGGTTTCACCGGGCATCCGTTGCGCAAGGATTTTCCGATGACCGGCTATGTTGAAGTTCGCTATGATGACGAGCAGAAGCGCGTCGTCTACGAGCCGGTGCATCTCAGCCAAGCCTTCCGCAGCTTCGATTTTCTTTCGCCTTGGGAAGGGGCGATCGATTATGTGCTGCCGGGCGACGAGAAGGCGTCGCACGACGAGGATGGGAAGCGATGA
- a CDS encoding phasin family protein — MNEHVMGQEAKQIQDDVLKAAVPFQAAWRKAFFDLPLGLFSETIRFAGQRLQAQGDFIASLRTCRTVPEVMDAQSRFVRETVDEYGAETGKIMEDVRATMSKAA; from the coding sequence ATGAACGAGCACGTAATGGGGCAGGAAGCCAAACAGATTCAGGACGATGTTCTTAAAGCGGCGGTTCCTTTCCAGGCGGCGTGGCGAAAAGCCTTCTTCGATCTGCCCTTAGGACTATTTTCCGAGACTATCCGATTCGCTGGGCAAAGACTGCAGGCGCAAGGCGATTTTATTGCGAGTCTCAGGACCTGCCGCACCGTACCCGAAGTGATGGACGCGCAGTCGCGCTTCGTGCGCGAGACAGTGGATGAATATGGGGCGGAGACCGGCAAGATCATGGAGGATGTGCGCGCGACGATGAGCAAAGCAGCTTGA